In a genomic window of Bradyrhizobium ontarionense:
- a CDS encoding amidohydrolase family protein: MTDQTTMLPGDELAFIRNKGAAPIVPMATTRDRGIGPFKRLALRSATVIDGTGAPPIGPVDIIVENGRIVSIKKVVGYGYGGNPGEPADHEIDCRGKWVTPGFVDCHAHAGVAYHSANGWVPPVDYVYKLWLAHGVTTVREMGSMNGLSWMLDQKQRAADNTIASPRLLAYAYFPAVNDMVKTIYTPEQGRTWLRQVKERGADGIKFFGAPPAIMEAALDECKTLGLRTGCHHAQMAVSRMNALTTAKWGLTSAEHYYGLPEALFEDRVIQNFPLDYNYTDEYFRFSVSGQMFRQGAEPGSAKWNEVLEQFLEIGFTFVPTFTIYDANRDLMRARQAYWHKEYTWKSMWDYFTPQRGGHGSYWYRWSTQNEIEWKENYRLWMAFINEYKNRGGRVCTGSDSGFIYQIFGFGYIRELELLQEAGFHPLEVIRSATSQGAALCGLEGEVGTIDIGMRADILVHDHNPLTDFKLLYGTGAMRFNDATNAVEWHRGLKYTIKDGIIYDTEELLADVRELVKASWESDVPEKYATKDKTKDAAAP, encoded by the coding sequence ATGACCGACCAAACCACGATGCTGCCGGGCGATGAGCTCGCCTTCATCAGGAACAAGGGCGCGGCGCCGATCGTGCCCATGGCAACCACGCGTGACCGCGGCATCGGGCCGTTCAAGCGGCTGGCGCTGCGCAGCGCCACCGTGATCGACGGCACCGGCGCGCCGCCGATCGGCCCTGTCGACATCATCGTCGAGAACGGCCGCATCGTCAGCATCAAGAAGGTCGTCGGCTATGGCTATGGCGGCAATCCCGGCGAGCCGGCCGATCACGAGATCGACTGCCGCGGCAAATGGGTGACGCCGGGCTTCGTCGACTGTCACGCCCATGCCGGCGTCGCCTATCATTCCGCCAACGGCTGGGTGCCGCCGGTCGACTACGTCTACAAGCTCTGGCTCGCGCATGGCGTCACGACGGTCCGCGAGATGGGGTCGATGAACGGCCTGTCGTGGATGCTGGACCAGAAGCAACGCGCGGCCGACAACACCATCGCCTCGCCGCGGCTGCTCGCCTATGCCTATTTCCCGGCGGTCAACGACATGGTCAAGACCATCTACACGCCGGAGCAGGGCCGGACCTGGCTGCGTCAGGTGAAGGAGCGCGGCGCCGACGGCATCAAGTTTTTCGGCGCACCGCCGGCGATCATGGAAGCCGCGCTCGACGAGTGCAAGACGCTCGGCTTGCGAACCGGCTGCCATCACGCCCAGATGGCGGTGTCGCGCATGAACGCGCTGACCACCGCAAAATGGGGCCTGACCAGCGCCGAGCATTATTACGGCCTGCCGGAGGCGCTGTTCGAGGATCGCGTGATCCAGAACTTTCCGCTCGACTACAACTATACCGACGAATATTTCCGCTTCTCGGTGTCCGGTCAGATGTTCCGGCAGGGCGCCGAGCCCGGCTCGGCCAAGTGGAACGAGGTGCTGGAGCAGTTCCTGGAGATCGGCTTCACCTTCGTGCCGACATTCACCATCTACGACGCCAATCGCGACCTGATGCGCGCGCGCCAGGCCTATTGGCACAAGGAATATACCTGGAAGTCGATGTGGGACTACTTCACGCCGCAGCGCGGCGGCCACGGCTCATACTGGTATCGCTGGTCGACCCAGAACGAGATCGAGTGGAAGGAGAACTACCGGCTCTGGATGGCCTTCATCAACGAGTACAAGAATCGCGGTGGCCGGGTCTGCACCGGCTCGGATTCCGGCTTCATCTATCAGATCTTCGGCTTCGGCTATATCCGCGAGCTGGAGCTGCTGCAGGAGGCCGGCTTCCATCCGCTCGAGGTGATCCGCTCGGCAACCTCGCAAGGCGCCGCGCTGTGCGGCCTCGAGGGCGAGGTCGGCACCATCGACATCGGCATGCGCGCCGACATCCTTGTGCACGACCATAATCCGCTGACCGACTTCAAGCTACTCTACGGCACCGGCGCGATGCGCTTCAACGACGCGACCAACGCGGTCGAGTGGCATCGCGGCCTGAAATACACGATCAAGGACGGCATCATCTACGACACCGAGGAGCTGCTGGCCGACGTCCGTGAGCTGGTCAAGGCGAGCTGGGAGAGCGACGTGCCGGAGAAATACGCCACCAAGGATAAGACGAAGGACGCCGCGGCGCCATGA
- a CDS encoding ABC transporter ATP-binding protein — translation MAQLTIEKLTKRFGTSIGVEGLDLAVNEGELVALLGPSGCGKTTTLRMVAGFLPPSSGRVLFDREDVTHLPAYKRATGMVFQSYALFPHMSAAENVGFGLEMRGLNAAERKTKVADALKLVRLSHLAERLPRQLSGGQQQRVALARALVINPRIFLLDEPLSNLDAKLRAEVRLEIRALQQRLGLTTLMVTHDREEALTMADRLVVMEGGRVRQVGTPQQLYDSPKDAFVADFVGRCNILAGRRESEGQFRTSGGLLLPVDVAGDERDDADAFALRPERISVSPGESGEVRGRVQAVTYMGAQTEYVVAIGDETLVVVRPTPDAGEPLAALKPNDPVSLQWDRKAPRLVPQTSS, via the coding sequence ATGGCGCAACTCACCATCGAGAAGCTGACCAAGCGCTTCGGCACGTCGATCGGCGTCGAAGGGCTCGATCTCGCCGTCAACGAGGGCGAGCTGGTCGCGCTGCTGGGCCCGTCCGGCTGCGGCAAGACGACGACGTTGCGAATGGTTGCCGGCTTCCTGCCGCCGTCGAGCGGTCGCGTGCTGTTCGACCGCGAGGACGTGACCCATCTGCCGGCCTACAAGCGCGCCACCGGGATGGTGTTCCAGTCCTACGCGCTGTTTCCGCACATGAGCGCGGCGGAGAATGTCGGCTTCGGCCTGGAGATGCGCGGGCTCAACGCGGCCGAGCGCAAGACCAAGGTCGCCGACGCGCTCAAGCTGGTGCGGCTGTCGCATCTCGCCGAGCGGCTGCCGCGGCAATTGTCCGGCGGCCAGCAACAGCGCGTCGCGCTGGCGCGGGCGCTGGTGATCAATCCGCGCATCTTCCTGCTCGACGAGCCCTTGTCGAATCTCGATGCCAAGCTGCGCGCCGAGGTGCGGCTCGAGATCCGCGCGCTGCAGCAGCGGCTCGGCCTGACCACCTTGATGGTGACGCATGACCGCGAGGAGGCGCTGACGATGGCGGACCGTCTCGTGGTGATGGAGGGCGGACGCGTGCGTCAGGTTGGCACGCCGCAGCAGCTGTATGATTCGCCGAAGGATGCGTTCGTCGCCGACTTCGTCGGCCGCTGCAACATCCTGGCGGGCCGGCGCGAGAGTGAAGGCCAGTTCCGCACCAGCGGTGGCCTGCTGCTGCCGGTCGATGTCGCCGGCGACGAACGCGACGATGCCGACGCGTTCGCGTTGCGTCCCGAACGCATTTCCGTCTCGCCCGGCGAGTCCGGCGAGGTTCGCGGGCGCGTCCAGGCCGTGACCTATATGGGCGCGCAGACCGAGTATGTGGTGGCGATCGGTGACGAGACGCTGGTTGTTGTTCGCCCGACGCCCGATGCCGGCGAGCCGCTGGCAGCCCTCAAGCCCAACGATCCGGTGTCGCTGCAGTGGGACCGCAAGGCCCCGCGTCTCGTGCCGCAAACATCTTCGTAA
- a CDS encoding ABC transporter permease encodes MALLVVPACLLVLALLIGPMILMFRISLNQFSPTQLMVQALSPDNYIKAATDPYYQQIILATLGIALLCTVLTLILAFPAAYWLGRMESRWKSLVVIATLFPLLVGNVVRSAGWMALFARDGLVNTVLMKLGVVSAPLEIMYTTKAVIIGIIAVVLPYMILTLSAVIESIPRDLEYAAANLGASGARVFWRVILPLSGPGVAAGSILVFVLCMNTYATAVLLGGPRFKMMAPAVYDQFVRGNNWPMGAALAFMLLAVTMAFTVFGSVAFARRYRTG; translated from the coding sequence ATGGCGCTGCTGGTCGTCCCTGCCTGTCTGCTGGTTCTGGCTTTGTTGATTGGGCCGATGATCCTGATGTTCCGGATCTCGCTCAACCAGTTCAGCCCGACCCAGCTGATGGTGCAGGCGCTGTCGCCGGACAACTATATCAAGGCTGCGACTGATCCGTACTATCAGCAGATCATCCTGGCGACCTTGGGCATCGCGCTATTGTGCACGGTGCTGACGCTGATCCTGGCGTTCCCGGCGGCCTATTGGCTCGGCCGCATGGAGAGCCGCTGGAAGAGCCTCGTCGTCATCGCGACCTTGTTTCCGTTGCTGGTCGGCAACGTCGTGCGCTCGGCCGGCTGGATGGCGCTGTTCGCGCGCGACGGGCTCGTCAACACGGTGCTGATGAAGCTCGGCGTGGTCTCCGCACCATTGGAGATCATGTACACGACCAAGGCCGTCATCATCGGCATCATCGCCGTGGTGCTGCCCTACATGATCCTGACGCTCTCGGCGGTCATCGAGAGCATTCCGCGTGATCTCGAATATGCCGCGGCCAATCTCGGCGCCTCCGGCGCGCGCGTGTTCTGGCGCGTGATCCTGCCGCTGTCGGGACCCGGCGTCGCCGCCGGCTCGATCCTGGTGTTCGTTTTGTGCATGAACACCTATGCAACGGCGGTGCTTCTCGGCGGCCCGCGATTCAAGATGATGGCGCCGGCCGTCTACGACCAGTTCGTGCGCGGCAACAACTGGCCGATGGGCGCCGCGCTCGCCTTCATGCTGCTCGCGGTCACCATGGCGTTCACGGTGTTCGGCAGCGTCGCCTTCGCGCGGCGGTACAGGACGGGGTAG
- a CDS encoding ABC transporter substrate-binding protein produces MQTRLFTGARRAWLAALGAVIVAGLLAPIDAHAATPAGCAALKEKYPDWSGKTLVNAINPHTPGYEAIDPKDPSKYVGFDIDLGEAIGDCLGFKLTYKPVTFAALLTTLASGQADIVISDIYATKERAKAADFITYSKVFDGVLVAKGNPKGITGINTTMCGAAAAENTGYVEVPLIQDLAPKCKAEGKPEPTLQLYDNNANCIQAILAGRADTYVNDVNTVDQAVKAYPDKLEKAIAVTIPYSVGIAVPKDKPKFRDAVLAALIEVQKAGIHQELLKKWELDPANFKEPDILTAD; encoded by the coding sequence ATGCAGACGAGGCTATTCACTGGAGCGCGGCGCGCGTGGCTTGCCGCGCTCGGCGCCGTCATCGTGGCAGGACTTCTCGCCCCCATCGATGCGCACGCCGCGACACCCGCGGGCTGCGCGGCTTTGAAAGAGAAATACCCGGACTGGAGCGGCAAGACGCTCGTCAACGCCATCAACCCGCACACCCCGGGCTATGAAGCGATCGACCCGAAGGACCCGAGCAAATATGTCGGCTTCGACATCGACCTGGGAGAGGCGATCGGCGACTGCCTCGGCTTCAAGCTGACCTACAAGCCGGTGACGTTCGCAGCACTCTTGACCACGCTGGCGAGTGGCCAGGCCGACATCGTCATCTCCGACATCTACGCCACCAAGGAGCGCGCCAAGGCCGCCGACTTCATCACCTATTCCAAGGTGTTCGACGGCGTGCTGGTCGCCAAGGGCAATCCGAAGGGCATCACCGGCATCAACACGACGATGTGCGGCGCGGCGGCCGCCGAGAACACCGGCTATGTCGAGGTGCCGCTGATCCAGGACCTCGCGCCGAAGTGCAAGGCCGAAGGCAAGCCGGAGCCGACCCTGCAGCTCTACGACAACAACGCCAACTGCATCCAGGCGATCCTCGCCGGCCGCGCCGACACCTATGTCAACGACGTCAACACGGTGGACCAGGCGGTGAAGGCCTATCCGGACAAGCTGGAGAAGGCGATTGCCGTGACGATCCCGTATTCGGTCGGCATCGCCGTGCCGAAGGACAAGCCGAAATTCCGCGACGCCGTGCTGGCCGCCCTGATCGAGGTGCAGAAGGCCGGCATCCACCAGGAGCTGTTGAAGAAGTGGGAGCTCGACCCGGCGAACTTCAAGGAGCCGGATATTCTGACGGCGGACTAA
- a CDS encoding acetamidase/formamidase family protein, producing MKHHLLPVSPKTIHWGYFSKVVTPALTLRSGDRATIETLTHHANDDYERMIKDDPGAESVFKWTREHKAVARRGAGPTEGPFIRGSGEGVGVHLLTGPVAIEGAEPGDVLEVRILDIKPRPSQCGCHAGKCFGSNAAANWGFHYHDLIEEPKPREVITIFELDTSGEPFAKAVYNYVWTPQTDPDGIVHATIDYPGVPVDHGTIKKRENILPGIKVPARLHFGTMGLAPSEADYVSSIPPSYTGGNIDDWRIGKGARMYYPVAVPGAYFSVGDPHAAQGDSELGGTAIETSLTGDFEFILHKKSDLGGTPLEGLTHPLLETDQAWSVYGFTYPNYLAELGANAQTEIANHSSLDRAMRDAFRKLRRFLMTVHHLSEDEAISLLSVGADFGVTQVVDANWGVHGTIRKNVFRCD from the coding sequence ATGAAACACCATCTGCTGCCGGTGTCCCCGAAGACCATCCACTGGGGCTATTTCTCCAAGGTGGTGACGCCGGCGCTCACTTTGCGCTCCGGCGACCGCGCCACGATCGAGACGCTGACGCATCATGCCAATGACGACTATGAGCGCATGATCAAGGACGATCCCGGCGCCGAGAGCGTGTTCAAATGGACCAGAGAGCACAAGGCGGTGGCGCGGCGCGGCGCGGGACCGACCGAAGGGCCGTTCATCCGCGGCTCCGGTGAAGGCGTCGGCGTGCATCTGCTCACCGGCCCGGTCGCGATCGAAGGCGCCGAGCCCGGCGACGTGCTCGAGGTGCGCATCCTCGACATCAAGCCGCGGCCGAGCCAGTGCGGCTGCCATGCCGGCAAATGCTTCGGCTCCAACGCCGCGGCCAATTGGGGCTTCCACTATCACGACCTGATCGAGGAGCCGAAGCCGCGCGAGGTCATCACCATCTTCGAGCTGGACACCTCGGGCGAGCCGTTCGCGAAGGCGGTCTACAATTATGTCTGGACGCCGCAGACCGACCCCGACGGCATCGTGCATGCGACGATCGATTATCCCGGCGTGCCGGTCGATCACGGTACGATCAAGAAGCGCGAGAACATCCTGCCCGGTATCAAGGTGCCGGCCCGGCTGCATTTCGGCACCATGGGGCTCGCGCCCTCCGAGGCGGACTACGTCTCCTCGATTCCGCCGAGCTATACCGGCGGCAACATCGACGACTGGCGCATCGGCAAGGGCGCGCGGATGTACTATCCGGTCGCCGTGCCCGGCGCCTATTTCTCTGTCGGCGATCCCCATGCCGCGCAAGGCGACAGCGAGCTCGGCGGCACCGCGATCGAAACGTCGCTGACCGGCGACTTCGAGTTCATCCTTCACAAGAAGAGCGACCTCGGCGGCACGCCGCTCGAAGGCCTCACCCATCCGCTGCTCGAGACCGACCAGGCCTGGTCGGTGTATGGCTTCACCTATCCGAACTATCTCGCCGAGCTCGGCGCCAACGCGCAGACCGAAATCGCCAACCATTCCAGCCTCGACCGCGCCATGCGCGACGCGTTCCGCAAGCTCAGGCGCTTCCTGATGACCGTGCATCATCTGAGCGAGGATGAGGCGATCTCACTGCTGTCGGTCGGTGCTGATTTCGGCGTTACCCAGGTGGTCGACGCCAATTGGGGCGTCCACGGCACGATCCGGAAGAACGTGTTCCGGTGTGATTGA
- a CDS encoding ABC transporter substrate-binding protein, whose product MISRRHFLSASAGVAALASGMPTARAEGGQVVVGTWGGDYGQLLSDIIDKPIMAPKGFEVVQDVGNADPRKTKLIAERQSRRGSMDVSCLSDNDAYIVSQSGVFDTIDPAQVKRLDKVFPELRSEIAIPHIYSAQVILYNTNQVKTPPQSFADLWDPKWRGRIGLADILYPNNTLAAALAGGGGVSNLDPAEKKLMEWRSLDVKIYPSNEALAAALKSEEVWITTMWLARGFMWKKSGIPLAHVVPKEGTPAIVFQASVPKNARNKAGGFAYLDAMLDAKAQGGFADKMGYVPTVTDAVLPEDLAKQVSLTEAERARLLKPDYAYAAGRSQRTLDFWNKEFKA is encoded by the coding sequence ATGATTTCGCGACGTCACTTTCTCTCCGCCAGCGCCGGCGTCGCCGCGCTGGCCTCCGGCATGCCCACCGCGCGCGCCGAGGGCGGACAGGTCGTGGTCGGCACCTGGGGCGGCGACTACGGCCAGCTGCTGTCCGACATCATCGACAAGCCGATCATGGCACCGAAGGGTTTTGAGGTGGTGCAGGACGTCGGCAATGCCGATCCGCGCAAGACCAAGCTGATCGCCGAGCGGCAGAGCCGCCGTGGCTCGATGGACGTGTCCTGCCTCTCCGACAACGACGCCTACATCGTGTCGCAGTCCGGCGTGTTCGACACGATCGATCCGGCGCAGGTCAAGCGGCTGGACAAGGTGTTCCCGGAGCTCCGAAGCGAGATCGCGATCCCGCACATCTATTCCGCCCAGGTGATCCTCTACAACACCAACCAGGTGAAGACGCCACCGCAGTCGTTTGCCGACCTGTGGGACCCGAAATGGCGCGGCCGCATCGGCCTTGCCGACATTCTTTATCCCAACAACACGCTGGCGGCGGCGCTCGCCGGTGGCGGCGGTGTCAGCAATCTCGATCCGGCCGAGAAGAAGCTGATGGAATGGCGCTCGCTCGACGTGAAGATCTATCCGTCGAACGAGGCCTTGGCCGCGGCGCTGAAGTCGGAGGAGGTCTGGATCACCACGATGTGGCTCGCTCGCGGCTTCATGTGGAAGAAGTCGGGCATTCCGCTCGCCCATGTCGTGCCGAAGGAAGGCACGCCGGCGATCGTGTTCCAGGCGTCGGTGCCGAAGAACGCGAGGAACAAGGCGGGCGGCTTCGCCTATCTCGACGCGATGCTCGACGCCAAGGCGCAAGGCGGCTTCGCCGACAAGATGGGCTATGTCCCGACGGTGACCGACGCCGTGCTGCCGGAGGACCTTGCGAAGCAGGTCAGCCTGACCGAGGCCGAGCGCGCGCGGCTGTTGAAGCCCGATTATGCCTACGCCGCCGGGCGTTCGCAGCGCACGCTCGACTTCTGGAACAAGGAGTTCAAGGCGTAA
- a CDS encoding amino acid ABC transporter permease/ATP-binding protein, which yields MSLFLHYLSMPYLLQGIELTLQVTALGLIGGLLLGLILASMQLSRFWLLAAIARGYTVIFRGTPLILQMVFAYDALPHIGIKLPAVLAAGLALACNEAPFIAEMLRSGVRGVDRGQLLAGQALGMTPGVLMRRIIAPQAIRTMIPAFGNEAVGALKNSSLASVIAVQELTLRSTQLASSTFDFFSIFFASGLLYLVLTGAISAIQLALEWLLDLDRSSSKRKLADYLPWRRVDLATNLALAAKAPAEITLPEPAELKDTPPLALTVEDRARRAATIARNNIAVEVKELRKAYDGNTVLDGLDLTVRIGEVIALLGPSGSGKSTLLRCINHLENWDSGEIRVGGRRLGFDEKGRKLTPRAIANERANVGVGMVFQQFNLFAHLTAKENVAGPLRWVHGLGRFEAERRAAELLDRVGLSHRANALPRHLSGGQQQRVAIARALAPNPSVLLLDEPTSALDPELVGEVLEVIRRLAIDDGLTMIISTHQIRFADEVADRVAFLNGGVILEQGPAHEVLSNPRHPLTARFLSVMDAERPKDAVA from the coding sequence ATGTCCCTCTTCCTGCACTATCTCAGCATGCCGTATCTGCTGCAGGGCATCGAGCTGACCCTGCAGGTCACCGCGCTCGGCCTGATCGGCGGACTACTCCTCGGCCTGATCCTCGCTTCGATGCAGCTCAGCCGGTTCTGGCTGCTGGCGGCGATCGCGCGCGGCTACACCGTGATCTTCCGCGGCACGCCGCTGATCCTGCAGATGGTGTTCGCCTACGACGCGCTGCCGCATATCGGCATCAAGCTGCCGGCGGTGCTGGCAGCCGGCCTCGCGCTTGCCTGCAACGAGGCGCCGTTCATCGCCGAGATGCTGCGCTCCGGCGTGCGGGGCGTCGATCGCGGCCAGCTGCTGGCAGGCCAGGCGCTCGGCATGACGCCGGGCGTCTTGATGCGCCGGATCATCGCGCCGCAGGCAATCCGCACCATGATCCCGGCGTTCGGCAACGAGGCCGTCGGCGCGCTGAAGAACTCCTCGCTCGCCTCCGTCATCGCCGTGCAGGAACTGACGCTGCGCTCGACGCAGCTGGCGTCCTCCACCTTCGACTTCTTCTCGATCTTCTTCGCGTCCGGCCTGCTCTATCTGGTGCTGACCGGCGCCATCAGCGCCATCCAGCTCGCGCTGGAATGGCTGCTCGACCTCGACCGCAGCAGCAGCAAGCGCAAGCTCGCGGATTATCTCCCTTGGCGCCGCGTCGATCTGGCCACCAACCTAGCTCTGGCCGCGAAGGCACCAGCCGAGATCACACTACCCGAGCCGGCCGAGCTGAAGGACACGCCGCCGCTCGCGCTCACCGTCGAGGATCGCGCCCGGCGCGCCGCCACCATCGCCCGCAACAATATCGCGGTCGAGGTCAAGGAGCTGCGCAAGGCCTATGACGGCAACACCGTGCTCGACGGGCTCGATCTCACCGTGCGCATCGGCGAGGTGATCGCGCTGCTCGGTCCCTCCGGCTCCGGCAAGAGCACGCTGCTCCGCTGCATCAATCACCTGGAGAACTGGGATTCCGGCGAGATCCGCGTCGGCGGTCGTCGTCTCGGCTTCGACGAGAAGGGGCGCAAGCTGACGCCGCGCGCGATCGCCAATGAGCGCGCCAATGTCGGCGTCGGCATGGTGTTCCAGCAGTTCAACCTGTTCGCGCATCTGACCGCGAAGGAGAACGTCGCCGGTCCGTTGCGCTGGGTGCACGGCCTGGGCCGCTTCGAGGCCGAGCGCCGCGCCGCAGAATTGCTCGACCGCGTCGGCCTCTCTCATCGCGCCAATGCGCTGCCGCGGCATCTCTCCGGCGGCCAGCAGCAGCGCGTCGCCATCGCCCGCGCGCTGGCGCCGAATCCGAGCGTGCTGCTGCTCGACGAGCCGACCTCGGCGCTCGATCCCGAACTCGTGGGCGAGGTGCTGGAGGTGATCCGCCGCCTCGCCATCGACGACGGTCTCACCATGATCATCTCGACGCATCAGATTCGCTTCGCCGACGAGGTCGCCGATCGCGTCGCCTTCCTCAATGGCGGCGTCATCCTCGAACAAGGCCCGGCACACGAAGTGCTGTCCAATCCGCGTCATCCGCTGACGGCGCGCTTCCTCTCGGTGATGGATGCCGAGCGCCCGAAGGACGCCGTCGCATGA
- a CDS encoding ABC transporter permease, whose product MLFRFTGQLSLGQFAVRTLIVVAYAVIFAPVVMIVVTSFFAQEIVSFPPPALSLKWYANALSKPEFLRGLVTSFQVALLATAIGVPLGTAAALAIVRGEFRGRQVLSSFLLAPLAVPGVVAGSGLYMFYVLAEDLLDRDIKATTEGLVAAHTLLAIPWTVRLVVASLQGLDRAAEEAAANLGASPLTVFRRITLPMMRSGIVAAAMFSFIQSFENLDLSMLLVGPGRITLPVAMLNYLEFRIDPTLAAVATVQITLVGILMVVTDRFVKLSRVV is encoded by the coding sequence ATGCTGTTCCGTTTTACGGGACAACTGTCACTCGGCCAATTCGCAGTGCGGACACTGATCGTCGTCGCCTATGCCGTCATCTTTGCGCCTGTCGTCATGATCGTGGTGACGAGCTTCTTCGCGCAGGAGATCGTGAGCTTCCCGCCGCCGGCGCTGTCGCTCAAATGGTATGCGAACGCGCTGAGCAAGCCGGAATTCTTGCGCGGCCTGGTGACGAGCTTCCAGGTCGCGCTGCTCGCGACCGCGATCGGCGTGCCCCTCGGCACCGCAGCGGCGCTCGCCATCGTGCGCGGCGAGTTCCGCGGCCGCCAGGTGCTGAGCTCGTTCCTGCTGGCGCCGCTGGCCGTGCCCGGCGTGGTCGCCGGCTCCGGCCTCTACATGTTCTACGTGCTGGCCGAGGATCTGCTCGACCGCGACATCAAGGCGACCACGGAGGGCCTCGTCGCGGCGCATACGCTGCTTGCCATTCCGTGGACGGTGCGGCTCGTCGTCGCCAGCCTGCAGGGGCTCGACCGCGCCGCCGAGGAGGCCGCGGCCAATCTCGGCGCGAGTCCTCTCACCGTGTTCCGCCGCATCACCCTGCCGATGATGCGATCGGGCATCGTCGCAGCGGCGATGTTCTCCTTCATCCAGAGCTTCGAGAACCTCGATCTGTCGATGCTGCTGGTCGGACCCGGCCGGATCACGCTGCCTGTCGCCATGCTCAACTATCTCGAATTCCGCATCGATCCCACACTGGCCGCTGTTGCGACCGTGCAGATCACGCTGGTCGGAATCCTGATGGTGGTGACCGACCGCTTCGTCAAATTGTCGCGGGTGGTCTGA